Proteins encoded in a region of the Bacteroidota bacterium genome:
- the atpF gene encoding F0F1 ATP synthase subunit B — protein sequence MIATILAAGGLLSPNAGLIFWIVIAFSLFLFIVGKYAWGPITSALREREATIEESITRAEKALAEAKAMQADNEKQRREAEREAQRILAEARDDAQALREREADKTKAEIARMQEQAKKDIENEKQRAIGELRQEVAGLAIGAAEKILRENLDASRQQKLVDAFLTEMPKN from the coding sequence ATGATTGCGACCATCCTCGCTGCTGGTGGACTGCTCTCCCCGAACGCCGGGCTGATCTTCTGGATCGTCATTGCGTTCTCCCTCTTCCTCTTCATCGTGGGCAAGTACGCCTGGGGGCCGATCACGTCGGCGCTCCGCGAGCGCGAGGCCACCATCGAAGAGTCCATCACGCGTGCCGAGAAGGCGCTTGCTGAGGCGAAGGCCATGCAGGCCGACAACGAGAAGCAGCGCCGTGAGGCCGAGCGCGAAGCTCAGCGCATCCTCGCCGAGGCCCGCGACGACGCCCAGGCCCTCCGCGAGCGTGAAGCCGACAAGACGAAGGCTGAGATCGCCCGCATGCAGGAGCAGGCCAAGAAGGACATCGAGAACGAGAAGCAGCGCGCCATCGGCGAACTGCGCCAGGAAGTCGCCGGGCTCGCCATCGGAGCGGCGGAGAAGATCCTCCGCGAGAACCTCGACGCCAGCCGCCAGCAGAAGCTGGTCGACGCCTTCCTCACCGAGATGCCGAAGAACTAA
- the atpE gene encoding ATP synthase F0 subunit C, producing MEGLAFAYLGAAIGAGLVAIGAGMGIGRLAGSALEGTARQPEASGDIRTTMIIAAALIEGVALFGLVVCILVALKTV from the coding sequence ATGGAAGGACTCGCATTTGCCTACCTCGGTGCTGCCATCGGCGCCGGTCTCGTTGCCATCGGTGCCGGCATGGGCATCGGCCGCCTCGCTGGCTCTGCCCTCGAAGGCACGGCCCGTCAGCCTGAAGCCTCGGGCGACATCCGTACGACGATGATTATCGCCGCGGCCCTCATCGAGGGTGTGGCGCTCTTCGGCCTCGTCGTCTGCATCCTCGTCGCGCTCAAGACTGTTTAA
- the atpB gene encoding F0F1 ATP synthase subunit A, with protein MRALRFVVLALVALTVALPVRAAEGDQLDAVQHSVDGNYLDFLPFAKVELPRFFVVRDASGALGFDFYATTKAALRSGDYVMKKEDGEQGGDSASDDAAAGYGGDSTSDGAYGDGAYGDGASGSLEAKLASGKHLYETIVPASGSMVIDLSPTRHLLFALLGMLIVALLFISMASKYKKGVGRTSAPKGTLQNMLESIILYVRDEIAVPQLGNKADKYMPYLLTVFFFILTCNLLGLMPYGAAATSNIAITAVLAFFTFALTQMAGTKDYWMHILWPPGIPVPIKFILIPVEILGIFTKPFALAIRLFANITAGHLVILNLIGLIFILGALFGPVVGFGVAVPSILMTVFIYALKVLVSLIQAYVFTILSALFIGQAAEEHDHHHHDESHAHEIARHASAPIVATNGSTQEKQLVGAPVTA; from the coding sequence ATGCGCGCCCTCCGCTTTGTCGTCCTCGCTCTCGTCGCGCTGACCGTGGCGCTGCCCGTTCGTGCCGCTGAAGGCGACCAACTCGACGCCGTCCAGCACAGCGTCGACGGCAACTACCTCGACTTCCTGCCCTTTGCCAAGGTCGAGTTGCCGCGCTTCTTCGTCGTCCGTGACGCATCCGGCGCGCTCGGCTTCGACTTCTACGCGACGACGAAGGCCGCCCTTCGCTCCGGCGACTACGTCATGAAGAAAGAGGATGGCGAGCAGGGCGGCGACTCCGCCAGCGATGACGCTGCCGCTGGGTACGGTGGCGATTCGACGAGCGACGGCGCCTACGGAGATGGCGCCTACGGAGATGGCGCCTCTGGTAGCCTCGAAGCCAAGCTCGCATCGGGCAAGCACCTCTACGAGACCATCGTCCCGGCCTCCGGCTCGATGGTGATCGACCTCTCGCCGACGCGCCACCTGCTCTTCGCGCTCCTGGGCATGCTCATCGTAGCGCTGCTCTTCATCTCGATGGCGAGCAAGTACAAGAAGGGCGTCGGGCGCACCTCGGCGCCGAAGGGCACGCTCCAGAACATGCTGGAGTCCATCATCCTCTACGTCCGCGACGAGATCGCCGTCCCGCAGCTTGGCAACAAGGCAGACAAATACATGCCCTACCTGCTGACGGTCTTCTTCTTCATTCTGACGTGCAACTTGCTCGGCCTCATGCCCTACGGCGCGGCCGCTACGTCGAACATCGCCATCACGGCGGTGCTGGCCTTCTTCACCTTCGCGCTCACGCAGATGGCAGGCACGAAGGACTACTGGATGCACATCCTCTGGCCGCCCGGTATCCCGGTCCCGATCAAGTTCATTCTCATCCCGGTCGAGATCCTGGGCATCTTTACGAAGCCCTTCGCGCTCGCCATCCGGCTCTTCGCCAACATCACGGCGGGTCACCTGGTCATCCTGAATCTGATCGGGCTCATCTTCATCCTCGGTGCCCTCTTCGGGCCGGTCGTAGGCTTCGGCGTGGCCGTGCCGAGCATCCTGATGACGGTGTTCATCTACGCCCTCAAGGTGCTCGTCTCGCTCATCCAGGCGTACGTCTTTACGATCCTCTCGGCGCTCTTCATCGGGCAGGCTGCGGAGGAGCACGACCATCACCACCACGACGAGTCGCACGCGCATGAGATCGCGCGTCACGCCTCGGCTCCCATCGTCGCCACGAACGGCTCGACGCAGGAGAAGCAACTCGTCGGCGCCCCGGTCACGGCCTAG
- a CDS encoding AtpZ/AtpI family protein — protein sequence MAAKRTDDYAHRTPGGRPADEAPRAERIGSSPGAALKAAGPYLHVGIQVGLTMAMMAGLGYLADGWLGTSPWGILLGSLFGVIAVFVVLLRLVADLNAESARRYGSRSERSVQGAQTRPQAGPETDS from the coding sequence ATGGCTGCGAAGCGCACCGACGACTATGCCCACCGCACGCCAGGCGGTCGCCCTGCGGACGAGGCGCCACGCGCCGAACGCATCGGCAGCAGTCCGGGCGCGGCCCTCAAGGCGGCGGGGCCGTACCTGCACGTCGGCATTCAAGTTGGACTCACGATGGCGATGATGGCTGGCCTCGGCTATCTCGCCGACGGGTGGCTGGGCACGAGCCCGTGGGGGATCCTGCTGGGCAGCCTGTTTGGCGTCATCGCTGTGTTCGTGGTGCTCCTGCGGCTCGTAGCCGATCTCAACGCGGAGTCAGCACGGCGCTACGGGAGCCGCTCTGAAAGGTCGGTTCAGGGGGCGCAAACGAGGCCGCAAGCGGGACCGGAAACGGACAGCTAG
- a CDS encoding polymer-forming cytoskeletal protein, which yields MAKLRNGSPSPVGPTNNIIGAGTVIEGSLRSQADIHIGGEIKGDVHVSGRTVVSPEGRIEGTLESASADLSGTVDGDVVVQGRLVLKSTARVNGNISTSKLVVEDGAVFTGRCDMSGVTKSGAAKSEAKKPA from the coding sequence ATGGCAAAGCTCCGCAACGGCTCGCCCTCGCCCGTCGGCCCTACCAACAACATCATCGGGGCTGGAACGGTCATCGAGGGCAGCCTGCGCTCGCAGGCAGACATCCACATCGGCGGCGAGATCAAGGGCGATGTCCATGTCAGCGGTCGCACTGTGGTGAGCCCAGAAGGGCGCATCGAAGGAACTCTCGAGTCGGCCAGCGCCGATCTCAGCGGCACCGTCGACGGCGATGTGGTGGTGCAGGGGCGCCTGGTCCTGAAGAGCACCGCGCGCGTCAACGGCAACATCAGCACCTCGAAGCTGGTCGTGGAAGACGGGGCGGTGTTCACCGGGCGCTGCGATATGAGCGGCGTGACGAAGTCAGGCGCGGCCAAGTCCGAGGCGAAGAAGCCTGCTTAG
- a CDS encoding M23 family metallopeptidase has product MLRFVLDLARRIGRSCTVILMDDEALQPHQYRVQPAVLLGVGLVSVLVLGGALAALIVFTPALRAPLVGPDADALRGRILEQDARIAAMRDSIAVQYQQLAQLGRLITGEADTSEVSVSPPELPDLSRFDEPGAVAQATPTDNWADHEQPAIRYRFLDAGEEPVSAVRAAEALASLRFPVLPPVDGFLGRGYNAQGGHFGADFVVEEGTTVRAVGDGYVTFADWTHEGGFTIAVQHADGYLSVYKHNDRLLKRIGDRVRSREAVAVSGNTGEITTGPHLHFELWRNGLAQDPRQYLVTSGA; this is encoded by the coding sequence ATGCTTCGCTTCGTGCTCGATCTAGCGCGTCGCATCGGACGCTCCTGCACCGTCATCCTCATGGACGACGAGGCCCTCCAGCCGCACCAATACCGTGTGCAGCCCGCTGTGTTGCTCGGCGTCGGCCTCGTCTCCGTGCTGGTGCTCGGCGGCGCGCTCGCGGCACTGATCGTCTTCACGCCTGCGCTCCGCGCGCCCCTCGTAGGTCCCGATGCAGACGCGCTGCGCGGCCGCATCCTAGAGCAAGACGCACGCATCGCGGCCATGCGCGACTCGATCGCCGTGCAGTACCAGCAGCTCGCCCAACTCGGACGCCTCATCACAGGAGAGGCTGACACGTCGGAGGTGTCTGTATCGCCGCCCGAACTGCCCGACCTGAGCCGCTTCGACGAGCCTGGGGCCGTGGCGCAGGCCACGCCTACTGACAACTGGGCTGACCACGAGCAACCTGCCATCCGCTACCGCTTCCTGGACGCAGGCGAAGAACCGGTGTCGGCTGTGCGTGCGGCCGAGGCGCTCGCCAGCCTCCGCTTTCCTGTCCTGCCACCCGTCGATGGCTTCCTTGGGCGCGGCTACAACGCTCAGGGTGGGCACTTCGGTGCGGACTTCGTCGTGGAAGAGGGGACCACCGTGCGGGCCGTGGGCGACGGCTATGTCACCTTCGCCGACTGGACCCACGAGGGCGGCTTCACGATTGCCGTGCAGCACGCCGACGGCTATCTTTCTGTCTACAAACACAACGACCGCCTGCTCAAGCGCATCGGCGACCGGGTTCGCAGCCGCGAAGCCGTCGCCGTGAGCGGCAACACCGGCGAGATCACCACCGGCCCGCACCTCCACTTCGAACTGTGGCGCAACGGCCTCGCCCAGGATCCCCGGCAGTACCTCGTGACGAGCGGCGCATGA
- the rpsT gene encoding 30S ribosomal protein S20 produces the protein MPQHKSAEKRVRQNAKRRARNRYQKVRIRTLIKDLEATQDPAAAAEKLRVVKAQLDRLATKGIFHRNKVAHMKSRLELHVNGL, from the coding sequence ATGCCTCAGCACAAGTCTGCCGAGAAGCGTGTGCGCCAAAACGCCAAGCGCCGCGCTCGCAACCGCTACCAGAAAGTACGCATCCGTACCCTCATCAAGGACCTTGAAGCCACGCAAGACCCGGCCGCTGCCGCCGAGAAATTGCGCGTGGTCAAGGCCCAGCTCGACCGCCTCGCCACGAAGGGCATCTTCCACCGCAACAAGGTGGCCCACATGAAGAGCCGCCTCGAGCTTCACGTCAACGGCTTGTAG
- a CDS encoding PKD domain-containing protein — protein sequence MTLRLHTALLLGCAALLLLAPQAEAQVRADNSLYIAARVGVGAYGGDIDGVADGEFGDYFDQLGLGFGGEIGYQFSPSLALGVLYHYGSYPGLEEFEDRPDFFANDGDVVQHLEVLFRYVPFSNARLSPFVLLGGGFTLSTPDPLRPSTNDADSWGAGPVAGLGLDLVLGSRLSLFTELKGFLVMPDDAVDNNNPGENNDGDAAFFNTDADDMDFDILGYGGIGLRLTFAPAITKVDATIDGPTSLLTGESGTYTAFVNDDATGPCEYTWDWGDGQTATGLTATHMYAEEGTYTVTFSAACKANTDVETLLVTVTAPPPPPVEAPALANCTATPSEANLGEAVRFSATVTGTQPITFAYDFGDGSSANTLTATHTYAEEGEYTVTLRASNEAGSDQCTFVVNVVDRFCAEVSDLNTVYFDYGASSLTADAQGRLAENIEVLERCPNLCVVVSAYTDDRESDKLRLSERRAGEVKAYYMENGIDDSRIVSRGLGEAPDSNSKEDPGPGDRNARRAESAPVDCDELPSDS from the coding sequence ATGACCTTGCGTCTACACACGGCACTTTTGCTCGGCTGTGCGGCCCTGCTGCTGCTCGCACCCCAAGCTGAAGCCCAGGTGCGCGCCGACAACTCGCTCTACATCGCTGCACGGGTCGGCGTCGGCGCCTATGGCGGCGATATTGACGGGGTCGCTGACGGCGAATTCGGCGACTACTTCGACCAGCTCGGCCTCGGCTTCGGTGGCGAGATTGGCTACCAGTTCTCGCCGTCGCTCGCCCTCGGTGTGCTGTACCACTACGGTTCGTACCCAGGCCTCGAAGAGTTTGAGGACCGGCCTGACTTCTTCGCCAACGACGGGGACGTTGTGCAGCACCTTGAAGTGCTCTTCCGCTACGTCCCCTTCTCCAACGCGCGCCTCAGCCCGTTTGTGCTGCTCGGTGGTGGCTTCACGCTCTCAACACCCGACCCGCTCCGCCCGTCAACCAACGACGCGGACTCGTGGGGAGCTGGTCCTGTTGCGGGCCTCGGCCTCGACCTCGTGCTCGGCTCGCGTCTCTCGCTCTTCACTGAGCTCAAGGGCTTCCTCGTGATGCCGGACGACGCCGTCGACAACAACAACCCGGGCGAGAACAACGACGGAGACGCTGCCTTCTTCAACACGGATGCAGACGACATGGACTTTGACATCCTCGGCTATGGAGGAATCGGTCTGCGTCTCACGTTTGCCCCCGCTATCACGAAGGTTGACGCTACCATCGACGGCCCGACAAGCCTCCTGACAGGCGAGTCTGGCACCTACACCGCCTTCGTCAACGACGACGCGACCGGCCCCTGTGAGTACACCTGGGACTGGGGCGACGGCCAGACCGCCACCGGCCTGACGGCGACCCACATGTATGCTGAGGAGGGTACCTACACGGTCACCTTCTCGGCGGCCTGCAAGGCCAACACCGATGTCGAGACGCTGCTCGTGACGGTCACCGCCCCGCCGCCGCCGCCGGTCGAAGCGCCTGCGCTCGCCAACTGCACGGCGACGCCGTCTGAGGCCAACCTCGGCGAAGCTGTCCGCTTCAGCGCCACCGTGACGGGCACGCAGCCGATCACCTTCGCCTACGACTTCGGCGACGGCTCCTCGGCCAACACGCTCACCGCCACGCACACCTACGCCGAAGAGGGCGAGTACACGGTCACCCTGCGCGCCTCCAACGAGGCCGGCAGCGACCAGTGCACCTTCGTGGTCAACGTGGTGGACCGCTTCTGCGCTGAGGTCAGCGACCTCAACACGGTCTACTTCGACTACGGCGCCAGCAGCCTCACGGCTGACGCGCAGGGCCGCCTCGCGGAGAACATTGAAGTACTCGAGCGCTGCCCGAACCTCTGCGTCGTCGTCAGCGCTTACACCGACGATCGCGAGAGCGACAAGCTCCGTCTCTCGGAGCGCCGTGCTGGCGAAGTCAAGGCCTACTACATGGAGAACGGCATCGACGACAGCCGCATCGTATCACGCGGCCTCGGCGAGGCGCCGGACTCCAACTCGAAGGAGGATCCGGGCCCGGGTGACCGCAACGCCCGCCGCGCCGAGTCCGCGCCGGTCGATTGCGACGAGCTTCCTTCGGACAGCTAA
- a CDS encoding PKD domain-containing protein — protein sequence MKHLWNALLLSLAALLVSSAALAQVRADNTFFLQARVGLTTYGGDIDNNPDNEIGTYLENGDIGFGGELGYQFSPGGAISLAYLYGSYPNTLTDFADAPIPSTVRDSDVVQEVQLRLRLTPFGGWRIAPFVTLGGSFAFATPGNSENDPLEDFAYGPLFGGGLDIQLTGRLALVLEGDVRLFFPDGGIDGSDPSNATIPVAADESDFDALGFLGGGVRFTFKSPITKVDAMIDGPMSLEAGQTGTFSADVNPDATGPLSFGWDWGDGSTSTGLIATHTYSSPGAYTVTFTATGPANTDVETMTVEVTTPPAPPAQPPVLANCTATPGTASVGEAVRFSATVTGTTPISFRYDFGDGGSANTLNASHTYNQTGTYTVTLTSTNEAGTDQCTFVVNVADRFCQDVSELNTVFFDYSASALNSEAQSRLDENIEVLERCPDLCVIVNGYTDDREGNKLSLSEQRATAVAAYYVQSGIDQSRIQTRGLGEAPDSNSKEDPGPGDRNARRAESLPVGCSALGN from the coding sequence ATGAAGCACCTTTGGAACGCTCTATTGCTGAGCCTAGCGGCGTTGCTGGTTTCCTCCGCAGCACTCGCTCAGGTTCGTGCCGACAACACCTTCTTCCTTCAAGCGCGCGTCGGTCTGACGACCTATGGCGGTGACATCGACAACAACCCGGACAACGAGATCGGGACTTATCTCGAAAACGGCGACATCGGCTTCGGTGGCGAGCTCGGCTACCAGTTCAGCCCAGGTGGGGCCATCAGCCTGGCGTACCTCTACGGATCCTACCCCAATACGCTTACGGACTTCGCAGACGCCCCGATCCCGAGCACGGTGCGCGACAGCGATGTAGTTCAAGAAGTCCAGCTGCGCCTCCGCCTTACTCCCTTCGGAGGTTGGCGCATTGCCCCGTTTGTGACGCTGGGCGGATCGTTCGCGTTTGCCACGCCGGGCAACTCGGAGAACGACCCCCTTGAGGACTTTGCCTACGGCCCCCTCTTCGGTGGCGGCCTCGACATCCAGCTTACGGGGCGCCTAGCATTGGTGCTGGAAGGCGATGTGCGTCTCTTCTTCCCGGACGGCGGCATCGACGGGTCTGACCCAAGCAACGCGACCATCCCGGTTGCCGCTGACGAGTCTGACTTCGACGCCCTGGGCTTCCTCGGAGGCGGTGTGCGCTTCACCTTCAAGTCGCCCATCACCAAGGTGGATGCCATGATCGACGGCCCGATGTCGCTGGAGGCCGGCCAAACCGGCACCTTCTCGGCTGACGTCAACCCCGACGCTACAGGGCCGCTCTCGTTTGGGTGGGACTGGGGCGACGGCAGCACGTCGACCGGTCTCATTGCTACGCACACCTACAGCTCGCCCGGCGCCTACACTGTGACCTTCACGGCCACGGGCCCCGCCAACACCGATGTGGAGACGATGACCGTCGAGGTCACCACACCGCCTGCACCGCCCGCCCAGCCGCCTGTGCTTGCCAACTGCACAGCCACGCCAGGCACCGCAAGCGTTGGTGAGGCGGTCCGCTTCAGCGCTACCGTGACCGGCACCACGCCAATCTCGTTCCGCTACGACTTCGGCGACGGCGGCTCCGCCAACACGCTCAACGCGAGCCACACGTACAACCAGACCGGTACCTACACCGTCACGCTCACGTCGACCAATGAAGCGGGCACCGACCAGTGCACCTTTGTCGTCAACGTGGCGGACCGCTTCTGCCAGGACGTCTCGGAGTTGAACACCGTGTTCTTCGACTACAGCGCCAGCGCCCTCAACAGCGAGGCCCAGAGCCGCCTGGACGAGAACATTGAGGTGCTCGAGCGGTGCCCGGACCTCTGCGTCATCGTCAACGGCTACACGGACGACCGCGAGGGCAACAAGCTCAGCCTGTCTGAACAGCGGGCCACGGCCGTCGCCGCGTACTATGTGCAGAGCGGCATCGACCAAAGCCGCATCCAGACCCGCGGTCTCGGCGAGGCGCCGGACTCCAACTCGAAGGAGGATCCGGGCCCAGGTGACCGCAACGCCCGTCGTGCCGAGTCCCTCCCTGTCGGGTGCTCTGCACTCGGCAACTAG
- a CDS encoding PKD domain-containing protein, which translates to MRACLSQTIVSCLRPRHAWRAAFLLVSLALLNATWLAPSADAQQRPGNSLYLQARVGLSLYQGDLDNNPESRLFGTYTLQRDNRDIEYEGYFPNASLGGGFEIGYQWRPELAVGVAYHFGRYDAMRTAPSPVNPADLVAFNSTADVHEAQLRLRYTLFPQARISPFTTLGAAVALRSPATVDDDGDVGWAPLLGAGLDIKLTPRFALVADLDVRLFFPDAALDGANFGFNPGRIRPASASRDDNADFDVLSHLGLGLRYTFKSPVIPVDVTITGPDTLFVNELGTFTGDYNRDATPPLDFAFDLGDGTLDADVLRTSHAYQQPGTYTVSFTGTGPINSDVAGKPVIVIERPTQAPVLADCSTLPQEAVLLGEAVRFFAQVRGTEPFSYSYDFGDGTTSAQPSPSHTYAAAGVYTATLTVTNVAGSATCTFQIIVTDPFCDEVSELNTVFYDYESFALTSAGRMRLDENLDVLRRCPDLCVLIVGYADDQERNPLDLAEDRADAVERYYIANGIDSVRLTTEGRGIAPDSRSKEDPLPGDRNARRAESIPAECTTFVPLDR; encoded by the coding sequence ATGCGCGCGTGTCTCTCGCAGACCATCGTCTCCTGTCTTCGACCTCGTCATGCTTGGCGCGCGGCCTTCCTTCTGGTTAGCCTCGCCCTTCTGAACGCGACCTGGCTGGCACCCTCAGCCGACGCCCAGCAACGCCCAGGTAACTCGCTCTACCTCCAGGCTCGTGTAGGCTTGTCGCTCTATCAAGGGGACCTCGACAACAACCCCGAAAGCCGCCTCTTTGGCACCTACACGCTGCAACGCGACAACCGGGATATCGAGTACGAGGGCTACTTCCCAAACGCAAGCCTAGGCGGCGGCTTTGAGATCGGCTACCAGTGGCGCCCTGAGTTGGCCGTGGGAGTCGCCTATCACTTCGGGCGCTACGACGCGATGCGCACCGCCCCGTCGCCCGTCAACCCTGCCGACCTCGTCGCCTTCAATAGTACGGCCGATGTCCATGAGGCACAGCTGCGCTTGCGCTACACCCTCTTTCCGCAAGCCCGCATCTCCCCGTTCACCACGCTCGGAGCAGCCGTAGCGCTCCGCTCACCAGCCACCGTTGACGATGACGGCGATGTAGGCTGGGCCCCCCTGCTCGGGGCTGGCCTCGACATCAAGCTAACGCCGCGCTTCGCGCTCGTCGCCGACCTCGACGTTCGCCTCTTCTTCCCAGATGCCGCCCTCGACGGAGCCAACTTTGGCTTCAATCCCGGACGCATTCGTCCCGCATCGGCCTCGCGCGACGACAACGCCGACTTCGACGTGCTCAGCCACCTCGGCCTCGGGTTGCGCTACACCTTCAAGTCGCCGGTCATCCCCGTCGATGTCACCATCACTGGGCCGGACACGCTCTTCGTGAACGAACTCGGCACGTTCACCGGCGACTACAACCGCGACGCCACACCACCTCTCGACTTTGCGTTCGACCTCGGCGACGGCACGCTGGATGCCGACGTGCTGCGCACGAGCCATGCCTACCAGCAACCGGGTACCTACACCGTCAGCTTCACGGGTACGGGCCCGATCAACTCGGACGTGGCCGGCAAGCCGGTCATTGTGATTGAGCGTCCGACGCAGGCCCCCGTCCTCGCCGACTGCTCCACGTTGCCTCAGGAAGCCGTGCTTCTTGGCGAGGCCGTGCGCTTCTTCGCCCAGGTGCGAGGGACGGAGCCGTTCAGCTACAGCTACGACTTTGGCGACGGCACTACGTCGGCACAGCCGAGCCCGTCGCACACCTACGCGGCTGCAGGCGTCTACACGGCCACGCTCACCGTGACCAACGTAGCGGGCAGCGCGACGTGCACCTTCCAGATCATCGTCACCGACCCCTTCTGCGACGAGGTCAGCGAGCTCAATACGGTCTTCTACGACTACGAGTCGTTCGCGCTCACCTCGGCGGGACGTATGCGCCTCGACGAGAACCTCGACGTGCTGCGCCGCTGCCCGGACCTCTGTGTGCTGATCGTGGGCTATGCCGACGACCAGGAGCGCAACCCGCTCGACCTCGCCGAGGACCGAGCCGATGCGGTCGAGCGCTACTACATCGCCAACGGTATCGACTCGGTCCGCCTCACCACCGAGGGACGCGGCATAGCCCCGGATTCGCGATCGAAGGAAGACCCGCTGCCAGGCGACCGCAACGCCCGCCGCGCCGAATCCATCCCCGCCGAGTGCACGACGTTCGTCCCGCTGGACCGCTGA
- the queG gene encoding tRNA epoxyqueuosine(34) reductase QueG, translating into MPGFDLAAQRRTARALKDEAHRLGFDACGIAEAVRLDDEARQLEAWLTQGRHGSMRWMENHFEKRVDPRELVPGARSVISLLANYYQPVEPPRELELQGRSGDEARGKISRYAWGEDYHVVLKEKLYALYNWLNERCGGISGRAFVDSAPVLDKVWASRAGLGWQGKHTNLINRSLGSFFFIGELIVDVPLPADGPTPDYCGRCTRCLDACPTGALDAPYQIDATRCISYWTIEHRGPEFPLEVAQDFGTWLFGCDICQDVCPWNKFKRPTTEPRFLPRDGVTETELREWVELDLDAYRKRFKGTPVKRAKFEGFQRNVRQALDNALHHRERRDGTG; encoded by the coding sequence ATGCCTGGCTTCGACCTCGCCGCACAACGCCGCACCGCGCGCGCGCTCAAGGACGAGGCCCACCGGCTTGGCTTCGACGCCTGCGGCATTGCCGAGGCCGTCCGGCTAGACGACGAGGCCCGGCAGCTCGAAGCCTGGCTCACTCAGGGCCGGCACGGCTCGATGCGGTGGATGGAAAACCACTTCGAGAAGCGCGTCGACCCCCGCGAACTCGTACCCGGCGCCCGCTCCGTGATCTCGCTGCTGGCGAACTACTACCAGCCCGTCGAGCCGCCGCGTGAGCTTGAGTTGCAGGGGCGCAGCGGCGATGAGGCGCGCGGCAAGATCAGCCGGTATGCCTGGGGCGAAGACTACCACGTCGTTCTCAAGGAGAAGCTCTACGCGCTCTACAACTGGCTCAATGAGCGGTGCGGGGGCATCAGCGGGCGCGCCTTCGTAGACTCCGCTCCCGTCCTGGACAAGGTGTGGGCGTCACGCGCTGGCCTCGGGTGGCAGGGCAAGCACACCAACCTGATCAACCGCTCGCTCGGTTCGTTTTTCTTCATCGGCGAGTTGATCGTGGACGTGCCGCTGCCTGCCGACGGCCCAACTCCCGACTACTGCGGACGCTGCACGCGCTGCCTCGACGCCTGCCCCACGGGTGCGCTCGATGCCCCCTACCAGATCGACGCGACGCGCTGCATCTCCTACTGGACCATCGAACATCGCGGCCCAGAGTTTCCGCTGGAAGTAGCCCAGGACTTCGGGACATGGCTCTTCGGCTGCGATATCTGCCAGGACGTGTGCCCCTGGAACAAGTTCAAACGGCCCACGACCGAGCCGCGCTTCCTCCCACGCGACGGCGTCACTGAAACGGAGTTGCGTGAGTGGGTCGAACTTGACCTCGACGCCTACCGCAAGCGCTTTAAGGGCACCCCGGTGAAGCGCGCCAAGTTTGAGGGCTTCCAGCGCAACGTCCGGCAGGCGCTCGACAACGCGCTCCACCACCGCGAACGCCGCGACGGGACCGGCTGA